The proteins below are encoded in one region of Bacillus vallismortis:
- the lipA gene encoding lipoyl synthase — MAKKDEHLRKPEWLKIKLNTNENYTGLKKLMRENNLHTVCEEAKCPNIHECWAVRRTATFMILGSVCTRACRFCAVKTGLPTELDLQEPERVADSVALMNLKHAVITAVARDDQKDGGAGVFAETVRAIRRKSPFTTIEVLPSDMGGNYDNLKTLMDTRPDILNHNIETVRRLTPRIRARATYDRSLEFLRRAKEMQPDIPTKSSIMIGLGETKEEIIEVMDDLLANNVDIMAIGQYLQPTKKHLKVQKYYHPDEFAELKEIAMQKGFSHCEAGPLVRSSYHADEQVNEASKKRQAQA, encoded by the coding sequence CTATACAGGGCTCAAAAAACTTATGCGGGAAAACAATCTGCATACCGTATGTGAAGAAGCTAAGTGCCCGAATATTCATGAATGCTGGGCGGTCAGACGTACAGCGACATTTATGATTTTAGGTTCTGTTTGTACTAGAGCATGCCGTTTCTGTGCGGTCAAAACGGGCCTTCCAACTGAGCTTGATCTGCAAGAGCCTGAACGCGTAGCGGATTCTGTCGCCCTTATGAACCTGAAACACGCGGTAATTACCGCTGTAGCGCGTGACGATCAGAAAGACGGCGGGGCTGGCGTTTTCGCGGAAACCGTTCGTGCGATCCGCAGAAAAAGCCCGTTCACGACAATTGAGGTGCTCCCGTCTGATATGGGCGGGAACTACGATAACCTGAAAACGTTGATGGATACACGCCCAGATATCCTGAATCACAATATCGAAACGGTTCGCCGCCTGACGCCAAGAATCCGCGCGCGCGCAACGTACGACCGTTCGCTGGAGTTTTTGCGCCGCGCGAAGGAAATGCAGCCTGATATTCCGACAAAATCAAGCATCATGATCGGACTTGGCGAAACGAAGGAAGAAATTATTGAAGTGATGGACGACCTCTTGGCAAACAACGTGGATATTATGGCAATCGGCCAATATCTCCAGCCGACGAAGAAACACTTGAAAGTCCAAAAATACTATCACCCTGATGAATTTGCAGAATTAAAGGAAATCGCGATGCAAAAAGGCTTTAGCCACTGCGAAGCCGGTCCGCTTGTCCGTTCTTCTTATCATGCGGATGAACAAGTGAACGAAGCATCTAAAAAGCGCCAAGCACAAGCGTAA